The Apibacter raozihei genome contains a region encoding:
- the lptB gene encoding LPS export ABC transporter ATP-binding protein, translating into MILRGEHLIKTYGSKRVVKDVSLKVEQGEIVGLLGPNGAGKTTTFYMIVGLIKPTQGQVFIDKINITHDAMYKRAQKGIGYLAQEASIFRKLSVEDNILGVLEMTKLSKKERRLKTDSLIEEFGLEHVRKNRGDLLSGGERRRCEIARCLATDPNFILLDEPFAGVDPIAVEDIQKVVRSLVNKNIGILITDHNVQQTLAITNRTYIMFEGNILKEGYPEDLANDPMVRQVYLGENFRFEKI; encoded by the coding sequence ATGATATTACGTGGTGAACATTTAATTAAGACTTACGGAAGCAAGAGAGTAGTAAAAGACGTATCTTTAAAAGTAGAACAAGGAGAAATTGTCGGACTTTTAGGGCCTAATGGTGCAGGAAAAACAACAACTTTTTATATGATTGTAGGCCTGATAAAACCTACACAAGGACAGGTATTTATTGATAAAATAAACATTACACACGATGCAATGTATAAAAGAGCGCAGAAAGGAATAGGATATCTGGCTCAGGAAGCATCAATTTTTAGGAAACTTTCCGTAGAAGATAATATTTTAGGAGTGTTGGAAATGACAAAGCTTTCAAAAAAAGAAAGAAGGTTAAAAACAGATTCTTTAATAGAAGAATTTGGATTGGAACACGTAAGAAAAAATAGAGGAGATTTATTATCCGGAGGAGAAAGACGTCGTTGTGAAATAGCAAGATGTCTGGCAACCGACCCAAATTTTATATTGCTTGATGAGCCTTTTGCTGGAGTAGACCCTATAGCGGTAGAAGATATTCAGAAAGTAGTCCGATCGTTAGTCAATAAAAACATAGGTATTCTTATTACAGACCACAATGTACAGCAAACCTTAGCAATTACTAACAGAACCTATATTATGTTTGAAGGTAATATACTAAAAGAAGGATATCCTGAAGATTTAGCAAACGATCCAATGGTCCGTCAGGTATACCTTGGAGAGAATTTCAGGTTTGAAAAAATTTAA
- a CDS encoding NAD(P)/FAD-dependent oxidoreductase, with amino-acid sequence MKKRIVLVGGGFAGINIMTQLANDDNYEIILVDKNNYNFFPPLIYQVSSSILEPAAISYPFRRFIRHKKNVHFHLGELVEVKPQEKKVVLSNGEIDYDILIFATGTQSNYFGMSNIEKYAIPMKTLNDALLLRNTLLLRMEEASLVQDPVEQEKLLSIVITGGGPAGVEIAGVLCEIVNYISPVDYRNLKCKVNIYLVEGATTLLGAMSEKSHEESYKALKKLGVKVLLNTRVKDCDEGAIYFDGGEKIETRTIIWTAGVTSRVFKGLSEDIFGKGRRMQVDEFNEVKGYKDIYALGDTCIMTTDSEFPEGHPQLAQVAIQQGKNLAKNLKRKIKNQKLSPFHYTDRGSMAVIGRNKAVADLIHPTMFLKGFIAWAIWSSIHLISLVSVGNKLNTFYRWMTIYFSRNTSLGIAYKIGDKK; translated from the coding sequence ATGAAAAAAAGAATTGTCCTTGTAGGAGGAGGTTTTGCTGGAATTAATATAATGACCCAGCTGGCCAATGATGATAACTATGAAATTATTCTGGTAGATAAGAACAACTATAATTTTTTCCCACCTCTCATATATCAAGTTAGCTCAAGCATATTAGAACCGGCCGCTATCAGTTATCCCTTCAGAAGATTTATCAGACATAAAAAAAATGTACATTTTCATTTAGGAGAACTAGTGGAGGTAAAGCCTCAGGAAAAAAAAGTGGTACTTTCCAATGGCGAAATAGATTACGATATATTAATATTTGCAACCGGAACCCAAAGTAATTATTTCGGAATGTCTAACATTGAAAAATATGCCATTCCGATGAAGACTCTCAACGATGCTCTTTTATTAAGGAATACACTTTTATTACGTATGGAGGAAGCATCCCTAGTTCAGGATCCGGTGGAACAGGAAAAATTATTATCCATAGTAATTACTGGAGGAGGACCGGCAGGAGTAGAAATTGCCGGGGTACTTTGTGAAATAGTAAATTATATTTCTCCGGTTGATTATAGAAATTTAAAATGTAAAGTAAATATATATCTGGTGGAGGGAGCTACAACTCTTTTAGGAGCAATGAGTGAAAAATCTCATGAAGAATCTTACAAAGCATTAAAAAAATTGGGGGTAAAAGTATTATTGAATACGAGAGTTAAAGACTGTGATGAAGGAGCTATTTATTTTGATGGAGGTGAAAAAATAGAGACCAGAACTATAATATGGACAGCGGGAGTAACATCAAGAGTTTTTAAAGGGTTGTCAGAAGACATTTTTGGTAAAGGGAGAAGAATGCAGGTTGACGAATTTAACGAAGTAAAAGGATATAAAGATATATATGCATTAGGAGATACCTGTATAATGACTACAGATTCAGAATTTCCTGAAGGTCACCCACAGTTGGCGCAGGTAGCCATACAACAAGGTAAAAACCTGGCAAAAAATTTAAAAAGAAAAATTAAAAATCAAAAGCTAAGTCCATTTCACTATACTGATAGAGGTTCAATGGCTGTAATTGGTAGAAATAAAGCGGTTGCAGATTTAATACATCCAACCATGTTTCTTAAAGGCTTCATAGCCTGGGCAATATGGTCATCTATTCACCTTATATCTTTAGTTTCCGTAGGAAATAAATTGAATACATTTTATAGATGGATGACAATTTATTTTTCTAGAAACACATCATTAGGCATAGCCTACAAAATAGGAGATAAAAAGTAA
- a CDS encoding TlpA family protein disulfide reductase: protein MKYFITILSIFFSISLVAQKIPEISKTEFSKEALSEQVLDVNDNKITLNTLLENYKGKIIVIKFWAGWCKDCLVDMPFSDQLKENNPEVSFIYLSLDRNKEFWLKSIVKYGLDKKGNNYWFYTGWKNTFTEYIELNWIPRYMIIAPDGKIAKYYSVTAKDPEIQEIIENLRNENQK from the coding sequence ATGAAATATTTTATAACAATACTATCAATATTTTTCTCTATAAGTCTTGTGGCTCAGAAAATACCTGAGATATCAAAGACTGAATTTTCGAAGGAAGCATTGTCTGAACAAGTATTAGATGTAAATGATAATAAAATAACCTTAAATACATTACTTGAAAACTACAAAGGGAAAATTATAGTTATAAAATTTTGGGCAGGGTGGTGTAAAGACTGTCTGGTAGATATGCCTTTTTCAGATCAACTAAAAGAAAATAATCCTGAGGTGAGTTTTATATATCTGTCTTTAGATCGGAATAAAGAATTCTGGTTAAAAAGTATTGTCAAATACGGATTAGATAAAAAAGGGAATAATTACTGGTTTTATACAGGTTGGAAAAATACTTTTACAGAATATATAGAATTAAATTGGATACCCAGATATATGATTATAGCTCCTGATGGAAAAATAGCTAAATATTATTCAGTAACAGCTAAAGATCCTGAGATTCAGGAAATAATAGAAAATCTTAGAAACGAAAACCAAAAATAA
- a CDS encoding M23 family metallopeptidase — MSKTKYSTVIVTDKHSNETKVYSINQRHIENMSLYKKVLLYSSITVCILLTGLSTFIAYGYYQKRELHGKIADLENKLDNKKLNQMLNNLDEAEKSLDKIEKYLKEREVKTLSSSRTSEGTDNVGGEYYPIEDLNPDLIESRKDRVQDLLNKIQSIPVGLPHIGRLTSDFGVRGNPMSGKGSEFHPGLDLAGKIGDPIRVTANGTVTYASVKGGYGNCIMVKHSHGYETLYGHLSAINVKLGQKVKAGDIIGKLGNTGRSTGPHVHYEILYNKEKENPKKYLQITE; from the coding sequence ATGAGTAAAACAAAATATTCTACGGTAATAGTAACAGATAAGCACTCTAACGAAACTAAAGTATACAGTATTAATCAAAGACATATTGAAAATATGTCTTTGTATAAAAAAGTTCTTCTTTATTCATCAATTACTGTATGTATTTTATTAACCGGATTATCCACCTTTATTGCATACGGATACTATCAGAAGAGAGAACTTCATGGAAAAATTGCAGATTTGGAAAATAAACTGGATAATAAAAAATTAAACCAAATGCTGAATAATTTAGATGAAGCTGAAAAATCATTAGATAAAATTGAAAAATATTTAAAAGAAAGAGAAGTAAAGACTTTATCATCTTCCAGAACTTCCGAAGGAACTGACAATGTCGGAGGTGAGTATTATCCTATTGAAGATCTTAATCCCGATTTGATTGAATCAAGAAAAGACAGAGTTCAGGATTTATTGAATAAAATTCAATCTATACCTGTAGGCCTTCCTCATATAGGCAGATTAACTTCCGACTTTGGTGTAAGAGGAAATCCTATGTCAGGCAAGGGGTCAGAATTTCATCCCGGACTGGATTTAGCTGGAAAAATTGGTGATCCTATTCGGGTTACTGCTAACGGAACAGTTACTTATGCAAGTGTTAAAGGCGGATATGGCAATTGTATCATGGTTAAACATTCTCATGGTTATGAAACTCTTTACGGACATTTGTCAGCAATCAATGTTAAACTGGGGCAAAAAGTAAAAGCAGGCGATATTATTGGTAAACTAGGTAATACCGGACGTTCTACAGGTCCACACGTACATTATGAAATATTATATAATAAGGAAAAAGAAAATCCTAAAAAATACTTACAAATAACAGAATAA
- a CDS encoding DUF3109 family protein, with protein sequence MIQIDDTIISLDIFQKQFVCNLNKCKGICCVEGDSGAPLDEDELPVLEEIYDQVAPYLRDEGKRSIELQGKYVTDIDGDYVTPLIEGKECAYVIFDNAGIAKCAIEKAYEEGKVSYKKPISCHLYPIRLQKLRKYIALNYDEWHICSDACTLGKELKVKVFEFLKEPLIRKFGEDWYFQLQEANQLILDEMEEKK encoded by the coding sequence ATGATTCAAATAGACGATACTATTATTTCTCTGGATATTTTTCAAAAGCAATTTGTATGTAATTTAAACAAATGCAAAGGAATCTGTTGTGTGGAAGGAGATTCAGGAGCTCCGCTTGATGAGGATGAACTGCCTGTACTTGAAGAAATATACGATCAGGTAGCTCCTTATTTGAGAGATGAGGGTAAACGTTCTATTGAGCTGCAGGGAAAATATGTTACTGATATTGACGGTGATTATGTTACTCCTTTAATTGAAGGTAAAGAATGTGCTTACGTAATATTTGATAATGCAGGTATAGCTAAATGCGCAATTGAAAAGGCATATGAGGAAGGTAAAGTTTCCTATAAAAAACCTATATCCTGCCACTTATATCCTATACGCCTTCAAAAACTCAGAAAATATATTGCTTTGAATTACGATGAATGGCATATATGTTCAGATGCATGTACTTTAGGAAAAGAATTAAAAGTTAAAGTTTTTGAGTTTTTAAAAGAACCATTAATCCGAAAATTTGGTGAAGATTGGTATTTTCAGTTACAAGAAGCCAATCAACTCATTTTGGACGAAATGGAAGAAAAAAAATAA
- a CDS encoding sensor histidine kinase produces MTFYKNIRLSNWFGYVVALTVSVFIVIFSNRKVKELKREESVKIANYAKTLELLNTESGIPSNTQVFLVQFIEQNTTIPVILVDEKGTYLDSKNVKKEVITNPVRLKDELDNMQELYKPIPIVLPFGKQYVYYKNSLLLTQLEYYPIILIILIVLFVWFTYWYFKTLKKTEQSLLWAGMAKETAHQIGTPLSSIIGWLEILKLEDIDQHPIQNIERDVNRLQNITDRFSKIGSTPSLEEADIIEVSYQAFLYLKNRVSKHITFKFISPEHPIFLQLNISLYSWVIENLIKNAVDAMKKEGNIVMEIQESKKHVYIDLSDDGAGIPLKNIKTIFKPGFTTKKRGWGLGLSLARRIIADYHFGKIFVLKTELNKGTTFRIILKK; encoded by the coding sequence ATGACTTTCTATAAAAATATACGATTAAGCAATTGGTTCGGATATGTTGTAGCATTAACCGTTTCTGTTTTTATCGTTATATTTTCCAACAGAAAAGTCAAGGAATTAAAAAGAGAAGAATCTGTTAAAATAGCGAATTATGCCAAAACCTTAGAGCTTTTAAATACAGAAAGCGGTATCCCATCTAATACACAGGTTTTCTTAGTACAGTTTATAGAGCAAAATACTACTATTCCGGTAATTTTAGTAGATGAAAAAGGAACCTATCTTGACTCAAAAAATGTTAAGAAAGAAGTTATAACTAATCCGGTAAGATTAAAAGACGAATTGGACAATATGCAGGAATTGTATAAACCGATTCCCATAGTGTTACCATTTGGAAAGCAATATGTTTATTACAAAAACTCATTATTACTTACACAGTTAGAATATTACCCGATTATATTAATAATTTTAATAGTATTATTTGTGTGGTTTACCTACTGGTATTTCAAAACCCTGAAAAAAACAGAACAAAGTCTTTTATGGGCCGGAATGGCTAAAGAAACAGCTCATCAGATAGGAACACCATTATCCTCAATTATTGGCTGGTTGGAAATATTAAAACTAGAAGATATAGATCAGCATCCCATTCAAAATATAGAAAGAGATGTCAATCGTCTACAAAATATTACAGATAGATTTTCAAAGATAGGTTCAACACCATCATTAGAAGAAGCAGACATTATAGAAGTTTCCTATCAGGCCTTCCTATATTTAAAAAACAGAGTATCCAAGCACATCACTTTCAAATTTATATCTCCTGAACATCCTATATTTCTACAGCTCAATATATCCCTTTATAGTTGGGTTATAGAAAATTTAATAAAAAATGCTGTAGATGCTATGAAAAAAGAAGGGAATATTGTAATGGAAATACAGGAAAGCAAAAAACATGTCTATATTGATCTATCTGATGACGGTGCAGGAATACCTTTAAAAAATATTAAAACAATATTTAAACCAGGATTTACTACGAAAAAGCGTGGTTGGGGATTAGGTTTGTCTCTGGCAAGAAGAATTATAGCTGACTATCATTTTGGTAAAATATTTGTTTTAAAGACAGAGCTAAATAAAGGTACAACCTTTCGAATTATACTTAAAAAATAA
- a CDS encoding bactofilin family protein gives MFNKKKNDSPSLGSENITTIIAEDCKIEGTINCKAFIKIDGQALGGITSAGGVILGKKGYVKGDVKTKELIIYGKIEGDVFADNLTLKETGSIIGNMHVKSFQVENGANYHGTVSMDATQISSSADKDTHHNKQTK, from the coding sequence ATGTTTAATAAGAAAAAAAATGACTCTCCGAGTCTAGGTTCTGAGAATATAACAACAATCATAGCGGAAGATTGTAAAATTGAAGGAACCATCAATTGCAAGGCTTTTATAAAAATCGACGGGCAGGCTTTAGGTGGAATAACCAGCGCCGGTGGTGTTATTTTAGGTAAAAAGGGTTACGTTAAAGGTGATGTGAAAACCAAAGAATTAATTATTTACGGAAAAATAGAGGGAGACGTTTTTGCTGATAATCTAACTCTTAAAGAAACCGGAAGCATTATAGGAAATATGCACGTTAAAAGTTTTCAGGTTGAAAATGGAGCCAATTATCATGGAACTGTAAGTATGGATGCTACGCAAATTTCTTCTTCTGCTGATAAAGACACTCATCATAATAAACAGACAAAATAA